Proteins from a genomic interval of Flammeovirgaceae bacterium SG7u.111:
- a CDS encoding UDP-glucuronic acid decarboxylase family protein codes for MKKVLITGAAGFLGSHLCDKFIDKGFHVIGMDNLITGNLDNIEHLFPLKNFEFYHHDVSKFVHVPGELDYILHFASPASPIDYLKMPIQTLKVGSLGTHNLLGLARAKKARIIVASTSEVYGDPTVHPQKEEYWGNVNSVGPRGVYDEAKRFQEAITMAYHSFHGLETRMVRIFNTYGPRMRLDDGRALPAFMGQALRGENITVFGDGSQTRSFCYVSDLVEGIYRLLMSDYHLPVNIGNPSEITIKDFAEEILRLTGSGSKLIFQDLPKDDPKQRCPDITKAKSILDWKPLVGRSEGLEKTLAYFKEKV; via the coding sequence ATGAAGAAAGTTCTCATTACCGGTGCGGCCGGCTTTTTAGGTTCACACCTTTGCGATAAGTTTATCGATAAAGGATTTCATGTAATTGGTATGGACAACCTAATTACAGGAAACCTTGACAATATTGAGCACCTGTTTCCACTCAAAAATTTCGAATTTTACCACCACGACGTGAGCAAGTTTGTGCACGTGCCAGGAGAACTCGATTATATATTACATTTTGCTTCTCCAGCAAGCCCAATAGATTATCTTAAAATGCCAATTCAAACCCTAAAAGTGGGTTCTTTGGGAACTCATAACCTATTAGGGTTGGCCAGGGCAAAAAAAGCGAGAATTATAGTGGCCTCGACATCTGAAGTATATGGTGATCCTACAGTTCATCCACAGAAGGAAGAGTATTGGGGTAATGTCAATTCTGTAGGACCTCGTGGCGTTTATGATGAAGCTAAAAGGTTTCAAGAAGCGATCACTATGGCCTACCACAGTTTCCACGGTCTGGAGACAAGAATGGTAAGGATTTTCAATACATATGGCCCACGTATGCGACTTGATGATGGAAGGGCATTGCCTGCTTTTATGGGACAAGCGCTTAGAGGTGAAAATATTACTGTTTTTGGTGATGGTAGTCAAACCCGTTCCTTCTGTTATGTGTCTGATTTGGTAGAAGGTATTTACAGGTTACTTATGAGTGATTATCATTTACCGGTTAACATCGGAAACCCAAGTGAGATTACTATAAAAGATTTTGCTGAAGAGATATTGAGGTTAACAGGATCAGGGAGTAAACTGATTTTCCAAGATTTACCTAAAGACGACCCGAAACAGCGCTGTCCAGATATTACTAAGGCAAAAAGTATTTTAGATTGGAAGCCGTTGGTAGGTCGTTCAGAAGGGTTAGAAAAAACATTAGCATATTTCAAGGAAAAAGTTTAA